The Magnolia sinica isolate HGM2019 chromosome 3, MsV1, whole genome shotgun sequence genome includes the window GGTAAAAGTATCCATAGCATCTGAGTGTGAATCTCATCTTTCTTCCATCCTGGTGTGCTCCACATTTTCCTTCGTGGACTTCTCCCATGGCTAACATAGCTTCTTTCTTTGACAAGCATCGAAGTAAGACTCCAACGACCGCTTTGCGATACAATTCGCTATCGATCATGACTTAATTAGAAGCCGATCTCCTCACGTTCCTATCAGTTTTGGTATATGGACTTTGTAGATAACCCATTAGAGGAGATTTTCAATCCTCCTCTTCTATTTCTATATGACAAACCTACATGACATTCCATCTCTCAAAGACAGAAGGCAGTGATCTTCTTTGGTTGGTAATCATCCACTTGACCAAGCCTCTTAAAGCGTCGAGCCTCTCCACAAGTTGTACCATTTCATTAGCGTCCACATTGTGCTATCTGGTAACATACTTCAACTCGACCTCCTCAAATAGGTCAAGCATTTGGGTCACTGGAGCATAATATGGTAATAACGCCGTACTGGTATATTTAAATAGTCATGCCATCTAATTTTTCACTAATTGTGAATTCCTATAACGGTTACAATCATTGTGCCCAATTCCAATAATAATTCAAGGCCAATTATCATATCTTCATATTCGGCCTATTTATTAGTATAACTGAACTCTAGTTGGAATGTAAATTCCTGCCAGTTCCCATTAGGAGTGGTCAAAATCACATTAGCCACAGATGCCTCGTGTGTCCTCGACCCATCAAAGAATAGTTTTCATGGTATTAATTGCATGCAATATAGATCTAGGATACCCTGGGGAAATTTACAAGTGGGGTGATCGGCTAAGAAATCAGCTATGACACGTTTTTGAGTTCATGTCAATGCTTCTGGTACTGCTGAGAACTTTGGGTGTGTGATCCTTTTCCATATCCCCTCACGTGTTGTAGGAGGTTTGATCATTCTCAGTAATGGTGGCTCCCATCATGAGAGAGGTTTGGGAGTTATTCGTTATGGTTGGTGGTGGTCATGACTCCTGTCTGGTCGAGTGATCGTATAACGACCTTTTCATCCTTGCTTGGGGGGTCCTCCCAATGAGAAACGGTCCTTCAAGTGCATCGGTCACATAGCTGGGAGCCTCTATTGGTTCTCCCGACCAATTTGACCAATCATTGTTCGAACATGAAGGCCATTGACGCCTTTGAGTAGGTCGATATGATACTTCTCACTGATTTCCTGGGCTGAGATCAACATTTAGTTGCGACTGATTTCTCAAGTTGGCGGTGAGCATGTTCACTTCAATATTGGACGAGAACGGATTAGTGTTGATCAACATTGCCTCTTCGCCCTTCTCTGGAAACTTTAATAGCCCGTGATTGATGTGGTCCTGAATGACGTTCTTGAACACGATACATTTATTAGCTGAATGAGACAGAGCCTCATGCCACTTGCAGTATTCGGTATTATTTATTTCATTGGCCGATGGTATCTTATGATTCACaggaattttaataaatttctcgGCCAACAAAATGTCAAATATTTGTTCGGCTATGGTAATATCAAAGGTGTAAACCTTTTAAGCCTTCTACACGATCGAAGTGGTCGACTCTGCTTTGACTAGTACGGAACATACTAATGGCTTCTTAGCGACGACTTTTGCAATTGCGATCTCGTAATTAGGGTCATTATAGTACGTCCTTAATGATGAGTTCATTTGCCTATTTCCTTCTTATAAGAGTTCTTCTTAGTGAGAGACCTTCTTAGTCAGGTCATACAGATCTATGAACTTTGTTCCTATAATTTCTTGCGAAGTTTATATTCAAGCTTGTCTTGTGCAAGTTGCACAAACTCGGCCTTGGTCATGAAAACTTTATAATAACTCTTCACCCGTTTAAACTGTGTTATATAACTTAAACACGATTCTCCAGGCAACTGCCGAAAACGTGCAAGATCGGCCATGTTAACATATTTGCTTTTGGAAAAGAATTGAACATGAAACTTCTCTTCCATCTCTTGCCAAGTGTGTACCGAGTTTGGCAATAAATTTGAGTACCATGTAAAGGCTGTTATGGTCAATGAATGGCCAAACAATTGCAATTTATAATAGTCATTGTTGGACAATTCGCCACACTGCAGTGTGAAACGACTAACATGTTTACAGTCGATTGATCGGGCTCGCCTGAAAATAAGGTAAAATCGGGTCGATAATTTCTTGGCAATAGATATTGCCGATCTATTCACTCGATATATGACTTGTGATATATTGAGATATAGTGCTGTGGCCGAGTACTTGGCTAGCAACTTGCTAGACAATTTGTATAATTTGGTCACGATCCATCTGTTGAGGCTCTAGAGCTGGTGGGTGATTCAGACTAAATCGATTTGCATTATCCAGGAATTTAGGGAACTGTTGGGGATTAAATCCTCCTGGTGGTCCTTGATTCCTATTTTCAGGCATAAAATTTCTAGTCTCTCACTTTGGTCGCCTAACTTCCATAAGGGGTGGCGCATTCCTCATTTCCATAATAGGCACCGGTGGTGGATTATGTTGCCGAAGCAGCATTGGTGGCAGCGGAGCTGCATTGCCGATTGAACTTCTTTCGACATTATATTATGTTGCCGATGGTGTTCAATTAGCCATCATGACTATTAATTGATGCATGGCTTCAGTCTGGCTAGCCATATATCAATCAGTACtcaaattaaatatgaaattattcCCTTGGGACTCTCCTGTATTCATGCACAAGCCAAATGTTCATCTGAACATCTTAGATCATGACAACTACTTCATTTGGAAGAACAGTTAGGGAAGTTGATGACCTTACTTGGTCACCGACAGCAAGTGTCAGACTATTGTTCAAGTTTAATGCCTCAGGGGTTGCAGGAGCCGGCACATCCTCAACTGGAGGTGGTGCGGTTGGTGTAAAGGGATCAACCCCGGCAACATGGGCACTTCTTTTATTCATCATTGACAATGTTACACCGGTAAGTTAGAAATAGGGTCCCACCGGGTGTGCCAAAAAtttgttgttgttattttctGCACTGGGTGCGCGGGTATGGTAGAACTAAAATTGTAgcctcaattcaaaccaaacaataataaccccaagtgccaagataggcagacacgtagtgtatgaccaGGAGCTAAAGAGAACGGTTGCCTATTCAGTCACTCGCTCAATGTGAAAAATCGAATCAGGAGATATTTAGATGGTGAGGTTCATCATCTAATTATGGGTTACTCCTTtgccttccatatgaaaggacttttgatacagataaaatgaaaataagaaaagaattcTTACAGTTGGCCGCGAAGAGCAGCTGCAAGACACCTTTCCAATTGATGAATCGAATCCAGCGTTCAGgcatagactcaaattacaactagAAACTACTAGCTACTTGGTTACCACTATTGATTACACTACAAAATGTAAATGGAGAGCTTGAAAAGTAAAGATTACATTATGTAATGTAATTTGCTTGATaaggaaagtaaatgattacactatggaatgtaattttgactggataattaaaagataagaTTTGATTTGTTTGGATTGGTATGAGACGAACTTCCTTACTGCTTTGCTATGCTATTTATATTTTTGATCCAACTATTTGGATCATTTTCATGTTCCAACGGTTTTCACAGCTGTTCTCCACTATTGCTCTCTTAACACTTCTCTTGCTACTTATCTTGTAATTGTTGGCGCACGACTGCTCCGTCTACCGCTTTAGCCATACAAGGCATCATCTTATACGCTCCAACTACACTTATCAAGAATTCATCTTATACGCTGCAACTACACTTATCAAGAAATGTACTCCGTGAATATATGCAGATATTTAGATACACTCTATTGGCTGTAAACGACGAATGGTGATAATGAGGATGAACACTATCCACACACTGTTTGTTGGGGTGTGGACCAATTGATTTTTTAATGTGATTGATTGTTAATATGGTACAccacatttttaattaaaatttttaatcgaTGACACGTGCCATATATGGGTCTCTCTCATCTTTCATTGGTACTAGCAAGCATACGTATGGCATGCATAtaagtcaatccagaccatcaaaactCTGATCCTCGTTCTAAGTGATGATAcaggttggatgatcctaaccattcaactaGGTCCATCTAATGCAcggttaaaaagaaagaaaggaaaagtcgCCTGAAATTAAGTGGTAAAGGACGTTCCAGgcgtgtgattttttattttattggcCAGATACATCCACAGTAGGGGACCCAAGTTATGGATGATCTCGATTGACTAATATATCCGTCGCGCTACAGTGCATAAGTTTACATCATTTAACCATAGCGCGCTTCGGAGTAGCTGGAGAGAAGACTCGTCTCTGCCAACCGTCCATTCTGAGAAGAGATGTTGTCTACTCGCCTCCTGATATTAGATCCACTCATCAGTTGGCTAATCACGTTGTTCtgatcatgaggtgggccacgcaCGTACATCAAATGTTGAACTTTGATAAACTTCTCTTAACTGTTCATTTTATTTTGTACAAATGAGGCCCATCCATTAACCATATCAGCCTAATTTCTTAGAAACAGTATCTAAACATCTTGGATTGCTTGATTAACGGCCCGGATGTTACACGCGTGCGAAAAATTGACCCGTGTTATGCGAGTGCACTTAGAAAGCGCACTCGAGCAATGCGCTTATcatttctcattccaagcaagaAACTGCCCAAAGACGTTCGGCGAGTGAattacgtactgagtaaattctttggggcccaccatggatgtttCTGTCTTATCCattccgtacatccatttttccagatgatTTTAGGTCACTaaaaaacatatccaaatctcaagtggaccactccacaggaaacaatgggaataatgatgtccaccgttgaaaccttcctggggcctacagtgatgtttatttgccatccaaactgttcataatgtcacacagacatggatgaagatcaaacataaatataatcttgatccaaaaattgtgtcccaaaatttttcaacggtaggcattcaattcacattgtttctagtggtgtggtccactttcaattttgggatcatgttctaaaatgatctggtaaaacggatggacggcgtggataaaaggaataaatcacggtggggcccacagattgtACTCAGCACGTTTAAACgaaccgagtttactcagtacgcaatctgattcaGAGGTTCCATACGAGTCACCACTCACCATACCTTGATGACTGCAATGCTACAAGCATATACCACGTGTCAAAGGCCCACCATATCGTAACTGACGCACATCCCGATGCTGGCACAAAAACCCAACTCCCTCATCCTCTATTTTTCTCGAGAGGAGTGCGTCATCGCCCACCAATCTGAGCCGGAATCGTCTACACCCACCAATTTTATGCAACGCTTAGAACACACAAACTATGTGGTCCAccatattttatatgtaaaatccaatctTTCCATCAGGTAATAACCAATATTTGAACCGTATAAGAAAATATACGCTCGATTGaaaatttatgtgggccacatcgatgggaacaatgtaaaattgctagCAAAAACGCCAAGTTCACACGGTGTAGCCTGCCTGACGTTTCcatcaggctgattttttgtattttctctttatcctggggagttacacctgattaatggctttgatgaaagatacacaccatggtggctcCAACCACAAACCTATGATTAGCATCCCATCctcattgttccatgtggtgggacccaactGAGTTATAGATCTTTTTATCTTTAAGGCTTAAAATCGAGTGTagaacctgatagacggagtggattttacatataaaaccCCCAACGGGACTTGGGTGTTTTAAGCAGTGtctaaaacaggtgttgtagaggaaTCCAGGCCCACCCATCTGACGCACATGATGCTATGCATTCTCTATAAATAGGAGATGGTCATGAGTGACACCCTACACATATCCAAttgcattcctctctctccttaatATATATATTCTAAGTAATAAGGGAGAGTAGTAGACAAATAGGGTTGAATGGCTACAATGCGAATGGGCGGCTATgatgtttcttatggtgtagacATTagaaggaaggtatcaatgggtGGCTATGATCTTCCTGATGGTGTGGACATCAGAGGGAGATACGATGGTGAATTTGGTAGAATCCTTACTAAGGAGGCCTTGCAATTCGTCGCTGGCTTACATCGCGAATTCCGTGGCCATATCCGTTATGCGTTGGAATGTCGTCGGGAGGCACAACGTAAGTATAATGCTGGGATATTGCCGGGTTATGATCCAGCGACGAGGTATGTGAGAGAAGGAGACTGGGTTTGTGCGGCAGTCCCACCAGCAGTGGGAGATCGGAAGGTTGAGATAACTGGACCTGTGGAGAGGAAGATGATAATCAATGCACTAAACTCAGGAGCCAAAGTATTTATGGTGAGAATATGTTTATATGCATATGGCCCAATCAATCCTGACTTTTGAGGCTAAAACACGTGTGGCCacgatatttttttaaaaaaaaaaaaaaaacaaatggtcTGCTTTATGAATTGGACCAGACCCGgatccattgccacccctaactgATTTATAGGATCCTACATGGTTGACGCTTGTTGTGGCAGAAGCTTATGGGGTCCGGTCTGTTGGGAAACGGATTAGCTGGTTACCCtgtcactagccaatggctagtgctcggtgctatgtgggccctaccatgaatgtatgtgtttcatcaatgccatccgtccattttttcagatcattttatgataagaGCCTaacaatgaggtagatccaaatttcaagtagaccatacagtgttgattgaacacccaccgttaaaaacttcttgtgggccacaaaagttttggatcaagctgatgtttctttttttccttcatccaggtctgtacgacctaatcaacaggttggatgtcaaataaacattacagtgggccctagtaggtttttaatggtggaagttcaatcactactgttttccagtGGGGTGGTCCaaatgagttttagatctgcctcgtttttggtatcaagcctaaaatgatctttaaaaatgaatggatggcgtggataaaacagatacatcatagtggggcccacagagcgccgaccactagccaaaccgTAAGTCGGGTCTAACATTCCGATGTGGAAAGACTCTACATGGTATTCACACATTTCAGCAGTCTGGGAcataatctagaccattcatttggtggatcCCATATCCATGGCccaataattttatttatttaattttccaaTTGATGGATCTCATTGTGGGTTTTATCCATAGCCCAAAAACTGTGGTGGATGATTCTAAGCACTTGAGATGGGACTTGAGATTTGTGTAAACCATACATGTTAATTTTTTTGTATAAACCAACCATGCTCTTTTGATCATATAATTGGGCACCTCCTCGATTATCTCTATCCACAAATggaatgatcctaaccgtccatccatccatggcCTCCTTTTATCCTATCAACAAAAGTGATGATCGCCTACAAACATTTTATGATGATGGGACAATAGGAACTTTCCAATTAGATCAATTGGAAGGTTCAGATTGATGTAATGAATTGGATGAATGAGATGGTCTACCTATCAATTTACATCTACACATCTCAACCCCACCCCTACTGAGGGACCTAATAATGATCCTTACCACACAATCACATGGTACATGCTCAAATGGCTGCTTCATCAGACGGACCATGCAATcactgatctggaccatccaataggttcagctctctatggaccacttaaatggatggtttggatcatttatgTAAAAAGGACTATTCCTGTGTTTATgtttgtgatgatgatgatgatgataatatggTGGTTTGTGGTGTAGGCTGACTTTGAAGATGCACTATCACCAACATGGGAGAATCTGATGAGAGGACAAGTCAATCTGAAAGATGCAGTTGATGGGACCATCAGTTACCATGATCATGCCAGGAATAGGGTGTACAGACTCAACGAGCAGATTGCCAAGCTTTTTGTTCGCCCTCGAGGATGGCACTTGCCTGAGGCCCACATCTTCATAGACGGTGAGCCTGCTATTGGCTGTCTCGTCGATTTCGGCCTCTATTTTCATCACAACCATGCAACTTTCCGGGCCACCCAAGGTGCAGGTTATGGACCTTTCTTCTACCTTCCAAAAATGGAACATTCAAGGTGAGCTGTACTTCTACTAATCTGGAGGGCCCATACGAGATTGAAGGCCCTGATCAAAATAATCATTTTTATTTGGTAGGATGGGATAGTAGGCCCAGCCTGCTAATCTCATATACCACATCAGAAAATTACCAAAACCGTCCGTTCTTTTTGTTACAATATTAGACCCAAGAacaaggatttatttatttatttatttgggggGTGGGGTTGGGTGGGGAGGGGAATGAGGAAAATCTAAACCGCTCATCAGGTGGATCTGCTGTTCCAATCTCTTGGAGATTGAATCAGGATGACCTGCTATTAATTGGACCACATGGGTATAAACGGACAGTTAAAAGAAATCAACCATGTGCTTCTGGCCTACCTAATGACTGGACTGGCATGACTTTGATGCCATGGCAGGTTCATAGAGGGTTTCACCTGATGTACGTCCCAGATCTATCACtcatgtagagctgggcatcgagtcgagtcagaccgagttagggctgacctaacttgacctggttttgaaatagacctgacccgaactcaactcgactcagtaccgagtccacaaatgATTATAAGTGCACTGCATCATTTTTCCAACTAATCGACTAACCGTCCTGGAGAGTGAAATGCTCTTTAAGATAAAATTAATTGTCtgtggtgtgtttggatgctcaattgaatttcACACGCATCATTTTTCCAACTAATCGACTAACCATCCTGGAGAGTGAAATGCTCTTTAAGataacttattttttattttttccacacgcacacacacccctgcACACGCCAtactggaatttcaccacctatggatactcgaacccttgaccgggtgttgaaactcttaagagtctaccaccggagcaagaggaTCCAGATGCTCAATTTGCAATTCATTTGATCCATTGTAGAGGAAATAAGCTTGCCCCACTTTGCTCATTTCCTCTTTATCACATCAAATTATTGCATTTCGATTGAATTGAGTATCCAAATGCGACCCAAAAGTTCTTCAACCAACCAAACTACCTAccatctcaaaaaaaaagaaaacaaaaatacgCTTAAAAGAGTCTTTTGTGATTGGCAGGGAGGCAAAGATATGGAACTGTGTGTTTGAAAGGGCAGAGAAGATGGCAGGAATAGAGAGAGGAAGCATCAGGGCTACTGTCCTGATTGAGACACTGCCAGCAGTGTTTCAGATGGATGAAATACTGTATGAGCTTAAGGATCACTCAGTTGGGTTGAACTGTGGTAGATGGGACTACATTTTCAGCTATGTCAAGACATTCCAAGCTCACCCAGATCGCCTGCTCCCTGACCGAGTCCAGGTTGGGATGGCCCAGCACTTCATGCGGAGCTACTCTGATCTCCTCATCCGAACGTGCCACAAGCGTGGTGTGCACGCCATGGGCGGCATGGTATGTAGTTCTACtgccttctttttcttcagtatACAATGTGAGCTTCGATTCATTGCCAATTCTTCAGACATTATCAGGGTGCTAATTTACACAAGGGGCTCAAACAGCCCCACCTATAATCATGGTAGAGCTTCGATAGAAGGGTTCCATCATAGGTTTAAACCCAAATCACCCTCATGTGATGATCATATCCATTCAAATCAGACTGCAAAATGGATGGTTCCTATCACCCATTTTGCATGTCCTTAATTGTATCGATATGGTTTATCCAATCATCATTATCTTCAATTCATGTACAGTTatggtggattcatccaacccaATGGCCTTTCTTTCTCATCGGTGGGCCcgcttgggcctcacacatcagtCCGCACCATAATAAGTATGTAGAATTTGTATAGGATCACAGCCTATGTAATCAACCACTATCATCATcctagccttgtcccaactatctCAACCTGGATTCACAGGTCTTGTTTCACCAATCAATCCTAAGACCCCACCCTCAGTAAGTGAACAAGCCTCCTTATCCTTTCTAACCACCTCCATTCAAGTCTTTTGAGGTCTTTCTTTCCTCATTCAGGCCTCTCAATCCTAATCAATGTCTCTTACACCCCCACCCCCAATGATGTTATCTCGAGCTTTCATTCCCATGATCgaattttattatttggattcccACACATCCATCTAAAGATCCTCGTCTTTGCAATGCTCAATCTCTATTTCTATGCTCTTCTAGCTGCCCAATACTCTGCCCCATATAGCATG containing:
- the LOC131239960 gene encoding malate synthase, glyoxysomal-like; the protein is MATMRMGGYDVSYGVDIRRKVSMGGYDLPDGVDIRGRYDGEFGRILTKEALQFVAGLHREFRGHIRYALECRREAQRKYNAGILPGYDPATRYVREGDWVCAAVPPAVGDRKVEITGPVERKMIINALNSGAKVFMADFEDALSPTWENLMRGQVNLKDAVDGTISYHDHARNRVYRLNEQIAKLFVRPRGWHLPEAHIFIDGEPAIGCLVDFGLYFHHNHATFRATQGAGYGPFFYLPKMEHSREAKIWNCVFERAEKMAGIERGSIRATVLIETLPAVFQMDEILYELKDHSVGLNCGRWDYIFSYVKTFQAHPDRLLPDRVQVGMAQHFMRSYSDLLIRTCHKRGVHAMGGMAAQIPIRDDQLANEAALELVRKDKLREVRAGHDGTWAAHPGLIPTIMEVFMNNTGNVPNQIHTMKREDAASLTEEDLLQRPKGVRTMEGLRLNTRVGIQYLAAWITGTGSVPLYNLMEDAATAEISRVQNWQWLKYGVALDGDGVGVKVSLELFGRVLEEEMARIEREVGAEMFKRGMYKEACRIFTRQCTAPTLDDFLTLDAYNHIVIHHPKAPSRL